A region from the Desulfobacterales bacterium genome encodes:
- a CDS encoding GTP-binding protein: protein MKNQSNLQQKKTKVFLITGFLGSGKTTLLKRILSWQTDLAGTVVLVNEFGKVGIDGAVLKDAGSDVIELTSGCICCTIRSELEDTLKSIWERFQPQRILLEATGVAQPNAVVEIVEDESLNNWMEIEKVVTVLDIRYWLHRENFGQFFMKQVEEANLILLNKIDSAEKNQVSQSLSQLQEAVPGCRAIPTAYCKIDPETLWSADHQEIKDRGIGILDFYQPEAQHSHTHQHDASDECTDEVEEDNDYISFDFTSDQTMDEPALNRFLDAVPWQVFRIKGPVRFPDRTVLLNFAAGQWSWDKWGGEPETRLVLIGWQIEEEQLKPELEKCVASD from the coding sequence ATGAAAAACCAATCCAATCTGCAGCAAAAAAAAACAAAGGTATTTCTAATCACGGGGTTTTTAGGATCTGGCAAGACAACGCTCTTAAAACGCATTCTTTCCTGGCAAACAGATTTGGCAGGAACTGTCGTGCTGGTGAATGAATTCGGCAAGGTGGGCATCGATGGTGCCGTGCTCAAAGATGCCGGCTCGGATGTCATCGAGCTGACAAGCGGGTGTATCTGCTGTACCATCCGAAGTGAGCTTGAGGATACATTGAAAAGTATCTGGGAACGTTTTCAGCCACAACGCATTCTTCTGGAGGCCACCGGTGTGGCCCAGCCCAACGCCGTGGTGGAAATAGTGGAAGATGAATCCCTGAACAACTGGATGGAAATCGAGAAGGTGGTCACCGTTCTCGACATCCGCTACTGGTTGCACCGGGAGAATTTCGGGCAATTTTTCATGAAACAGGTCGAAGAGGCCAATCTTATTTTATTGAATAAAATCGACTCCGCAGAGAAAAACCAGGTCAGCCAGAGTCTCAGCCAGCTGCAAGAGGCCGTTCCCGGTTGCCGGGCCATTCCCACGGCTTATTGCAAAATTGATCCCGAAACCCTTTGGAGCGCAGACCATCAGGAAATAAAGGACCGCGGCATCGGCATTCTCGATTTTTACCAGCCAGAAGCCCAGCATTCCCATACCCATCAACACGATGCTTCCGACGAATGTACTGATGAAGTCGAAGAGGACAACGACTATATCTCGTTTGATTTCACATCGGACCAAACAATGGACGAACCGGCATTAAATCGATTCCTCGATGCCGTGCCCTGGCAGGTATTCCGCATAAAAGGGCCGGTCCGGTTTCCCGACCGGACCGTCCTGCTTAATTTTGCGGCCGGTCAATGGTCCTGGGATAAATGGGGTGGAGAGCCTGAAACGCGTCTGGTTCTGATCGGATGGCAAATCGAGGAAGAACAATTAAAGCCGGAACTTGAAAAATGTGTCGCGTCTGACTAG
- a CDS encoding uroporphyrinogen decarboxylase family protein, producing MDKIRRFNAVRKLQQPDCMPVWPRARSQLIYGMGWRLTDITGDQWYDSDKCTEAVLWSLKHINYDIAIPAYTDSGFGIPPLGGKIFIPPQYGACVVIARDKPVKNKADWRLIQKKMARLNITQADCRMKGALETIRSVADCVGTSTPLVATGYLAATAAMLLFRSLDDFLEDMINDPAWAEQMCEVAADWTLDWIRAQYEAGANSVTFIADSFGTHLMSPRMGERFNLPYLCELVRTIKEEFNQGVWLHVHGNMNTPLGLAYLEKIIKEAGVEGLHLDDCHSPDWIKENVVAKFNIPACIASDCHKIARGPVDRIRAEVKNALEKVSDGLGLMMAPCCQVLPYTPNEHFRAWVDATHEYGKFPLSN from the coding sequence ATGGATAAAATCAGGCGCTTTAATGCAGTCAGAAAATTGCAGCAACCCGACTGTATGCCGGTGTGGCCACGAGCCAGGTCCCAGCTGATTTACGGTATGGGATGGCGTCTGACTGATATTACCGGTGACCAATGGTATGATTCGGACAAATGCACTGAAGCGGTGCTGTGGAGTCTCAAGCATATCAATTATGATATCGCCATACCCGCCTATACGGACAGCGGTTTTGGCATCCCGCCGCTGGGCGGTAAAATTTTCATACCCCCTCAATACGGAGCCTGTGTTGTCATTGCCAGAGACAAACCGGTAAAGAACAAGGCCGACTGGCGCCTGATCCAGAAAAAAATGGCCCGGCTAAATATTACCCAGGCGGACTGCCGCATGAAAGGCGCTCTAGAAACCATTCGTAGTGTAGCTGACTGCGTTGGCACATCGACCCCCCTGGTGGCCACCGGTTATCTGGCCGCCACTGCGGCCATGTTACTTTTTCGCTCACTTGATGATTTCCTGGAAGATATGATCAACGACCCCGCGTGGGCGGAACAGATGTGTGAGGTGGCAGCTGACTGGACCCTCGATTGGATCCGCGCCCAGTATGAGGCCGGCGCCAACAGCGTCACCTTTATCGCTGACTCATTCGGTACCCATCTCATGAGCCCACGGATGGGCGAACGCTTCAATCTTCCGTATCTATGCGAGCTGGTCCGGACGATCAAAGAAGAGTTTAATCAGGGTGTCTGGCTGCATGTACACGGCAATATGAATACCCCGTTGGGTTTGGCCTATTTAGAAAAAATCATAAAGGAAGCTGGTGTGGAGGGCTTGCATTTGGACGATTGTCATTCGCCGGACTGGATTAAAGAAAATGTAGTCGCCAAATTCAATATCCCGGCCTGTATTGCCAGTGACTGTCACAAAATTGCCCGGGGACCTGTCGATCGTATACGCGCAGAGGTCAAAAATGCCCTGGAAAAAGTCAGCGACGGTTTGGGGCTGATGATGGCACCCTGCTGTCAGGTGCTGCCGTATACACCCAATGAGCATTTCAGGGCCTGGGTGGACGCCACCCATGAATACGGCAAATTTCCCTTATCCAATTAA
- a CDS encoding aquaporin: MVTENSMSRRLFAEFLGSLLLVFVAISPTILGYNVLGSSIPMAVLMDAIAVGFVLFVLIEIFEPVSYCHINPAVTIAMMASKNIEVKTGILYIIVQIIGGICGTIVSHAMFLGNDFFQWAIISDATRTGGPYFAEFVCTFTLVLVIYGCMYKQSTRPGLIIGLLVGGFIITTSSTMFANPQVTIARIFTWAIAGIRPLDAFVFVIAQIAGALVAVVVAAFLFPFQKKT; encoded by the coding sequence ATGGTAACGGAAAACAGTATGAGTCGACGGTTGTTTGCTGAATTCTTGGGTTCTTTACTGCTGGTCTTTGTGGCGATATCCCCAACGATTCTGGGCTACAATGTTCTGGGTTCTTCCATCCCGATGGCGGTTTTAATGGATGCCATTGCGGTTGGTTTCGTACTTTTTGTCTTAATCGAAATATTTGAACCCGTCAGCTACTGTCATATCAACCCGGCCGTTACGATTGCCATGATGGCGTCTAAAAATATCGAAGTCAAAACGGGCATCCTGTACATCATTGTGCAGATTATCGGTGGTATTTGCGGCACAATTGTCAGCCATGCCATGTTTCTTGGAAACGACTTTTTTCAATGGGCGATCATCTCAGATGCAACACGCACCGGAGGCCCTTATTTTGCTGAATTTGTATGCACGTTTACGCTGGTTCTGGTCATCTATGGCTGCATGTATAAACAGTCTACACGCCCGGGACTGATAATCGGGCTTCTGGTTGGCGGGTTTATCATCACCACCTCCAGTACAATGTTCGCCAACCCTCAAGTCACTATTGCCCGCATCTTCACATGGGCGATTGCCGGGATACGCCCGTTAGACGCGTTTGTATTTGTCATCGCTCAAATTGCTGGGGCGCTGGTAGCAGTCGTGGTAGCGGCTTTCCTTTTTCCATTCCAGAAAAAGACCTAG